One Novipirellula caenicola DNA segment encodes these proteins:
- a CDS encoding prenyltransferase/squalene oxidase repeat-containing protein: MKTSNLQNGNRCRRFFAVAFSGDSIKASARCIGTLVLLTTIGFLLGIIDGQHVYGQQDSGSVITTNTNLSAALPASQWARVESSVDRGLKWLASQQAEDGRFPSDEIAQPAVTSMAIMAFLSRGHLPDQGPYGENITRGIDFVLSTQRRRGYFSLLPVIPPSQHLTPSQTVVYNHSIAGLMLGEVYGMCSGERSERIEEAIHRALIYHREVQSRTKAAEADNGGWRYGYPESPTASSDMSVTGWALMFLRSARNAEFNVPKQYFDEGLDFVQRCYERDLSQHEKGVFRYRPVESQPSNPQISLANTASATLTLILGGRQDHEGVATAVRWFRSRAYPNPWQNNYYYLASYYSSQAMAQVGGDAWDQIFPQIAAGMLEEQTDSGGWPAGGANEKHFGQTYSTSLAILALTPAYGLLPIYQR; this comes from the coding sequence ATGAAGACTAGCAATTTGCAGAACGGCAATCGATGTCGGCGGTTTTTCGCTGTCGCTTTTTCCGGGGACTCGATCAAGGCGAGTGCACGTTGCATCGGTACGCTGGTGCTGTTGACGACAATCGGGTTCTTGCTGGGGATAATCGATGGGCAACACGTCTATGGACAACAAGACAGCGGTTCGGTGATCACAACCAACACAAATTTGAGCGCCGCACTTCCGGCCAGCCAGTGGGCGCGAGTGGAGTCCTCGGTTGACCGTGGATTAAAGTGGTTGGCCAGCCAACAAGCCGAAGATGGTCGTTTCCCCAGCGACGAGATCGCTCAACCCGCCGTCACGTCGATGGCAATCATGGCGTTTCTTTCGCGTGGTCATCTGCCCGATCAAGGACCGTATGGCGAAAACATCACGCGGGGGATCGACTTTGTGCTGAGCACGCAGCGGCGTCGCGGTTACTTTTCCCTGTTGCCAGTGATTCCTCCGTCACAACATCTGACCCCATCGCAGACCGTCGTGTACAACCATTCGATTGCGGGATTGATGCTTGGCGAAGTCTATGGAATGTGCTCAGGCGAACGATCCGAACGAATTGAAGAGGCAATCCATCGGGCGTTGATTTATCACCGCGAGGTGCAATCGCGAACCAAGGCGGCCGAAGCCGACAACGGCGGATGGCGGTACGGGTATCCCGAAAGCCCAACGGCATCGTCGGACATGTCCGTCACCGGGTGGGCGTTAATGTTTCTGCGGTCGGCGCGGAACGCGGAATTTAATGTCCCCAAACAATACTTCGACGAAGGCTTGGATTTTGTCCAACGATGCTACGAACGCGATCTGTCGCAGCACGAAAAAGGAGTGTTTCGATACCGGCCTGTCGAGTCGCAACCATCGAATCCGCAGATCTCTCTGGCCAATACCGCCTCGGCGACACTGACGTTGATCTTGGGTGGACGCCAAGACCACGAAGGGGTCGCTACTGCGGTACGATGGTTCCGCAGCCGGGCGTACCCTAATCCTTGGCAAAACAACTATTACTATTTGGCCAGCTATTACAGCAGCCAAGCGATGGCACAAGTCGGCGGGGACGCCTGGGATCAGATCTTCCCGCAAATCGCCGCCGGCATGCTCGAGGAACAAACCGATAGCGGCGGATGGCCTGCGGGCGGCGCCAACGAAAAACATTTTGGCCAGACCTATAGCACCTCGCTAGCGATCCTAGCGCTGACTCCCGCCTACGGTCTGCTGCCGATTTACCAGCGTTAA